A section of the Streptococcus oriscaviae genome encodes:
- the arcD gene encoding arginine-ornithine antiporter yields MTDNPKKLGVIALTALIISSSIGSGIFAIPTDMAAAAAPGGALVAWAIAGVGVLALCLSIVNIGRKKPELSGIVSYAEDGFGPFSGFISGWGYWLSAWLGNVAFATMMMKTLGRFFPVFEEGNNLISILLASVVLWGLTYVVNRGVEGAAALNTIITLCKLLPLGLYIVLALLFFDLPTFMENFWGTSSAGFEFGPIMEQVTNSMMVIMWVFVGIEGAAMMSDRAQNRAIVGKSTVLGLIGLLIIYVSASMLPYGIMSREQVAELASPAMGYVLAENVGDWFPTVVNIALIISIFGSWLSWTMLPAETTLVMANRNLLPKKFGELNQHGAPTFSLVFMTALTQAFMFTLLFTDQAYQFAYSLCTAAIFVSWLYVTLYQVKLSSDLKETGQLVIGLVGTVFYLWAIWVSGIDYFLLCLIVYLLGIVLYIQARKAIGVKKLFASGELVLVVLLIAGAVLALVRLFTGQITL; encoded by the coding sequence ATGACAGACAATCCAAAAAAATTAGGTGTCATCGCTCTGACAGCCCTGATTATTAGTTCATCCATTGGTTCAGGGATCTTCGCCATTCCAACCGATATGGCAGCGGCAGCCGCTCCAGGTGGAGCGTTGGTTGCTTGGGCAATCGCTGGCGTAGGCGTCTTGGCTCTTTGCCTTTCCATTGTTAACATCGGACGCAAAAAACCAGAACTATCTGGGATTGTGAGTTATGCGGAAGATGGCTTTGGTCCTTTCAGCGGCTTTATCAGCGGTTGGGGCTACTGGCTGTCTGCCTGGCTTGGTAACGTAGCCTTTGCGACTATGATGATGAAGACTCTGGGACGCTTTTTCCCAGTCTTTGAAGAAGGAAACAATCTTATCTCTATCCTTTTGGCCTCAGTGGTTCTGTGGGGACTGACCTATGTGGTCAATCGCGGGGTAGAAGGTGCTGCGGCCCTAAATACCATCATCACCTTGTGTAAACTCCTTCCTTTGGGCTTGTATATTGTCTTAGCCCTTCTCTTCTTTGACCTGCCAACTTTCATGGAAAACTTCTGGGGAACAAGCTCAGCTGGTTTTGAATTTGGTCCAATCATGGAACAGGTAACCAACTCTATGATGGTTATCATGTGGGTCTTTGTTGGTATTGAAGGAGCAGCCATGATGTCAGATCGGGCACAAAATCGAGCTATCGTTGGAAAATCAACTGTTCTTGGCTTGATTGGTCTGTTGATTATCTATGTATCTGCTTCTATGCTCCCTTATGGCATTATGAGCCGCGAACAGGTTGCCGAATTGGCTAGCCCAGCCATGGGTTATGTCTTAGCCGAAAATGTTGGTGACTGGTTCCCAACGGTTGTGAATATTGCCTTGATTATCTCCATTTTCGGTAGTTGGCTATCTTGGACCATGCTCCCTGCTGAAACAACCTTGGTTATGGCCAATCGCAATTTATTGCCAAAGAAATTTGGAGAACTCAACCAGCATGGTGCGCCAACCTTCTCCTTGGTATTTATGACTGCCCTCACTCAGGCCTTCATGTTTACCCTGCTCTTTACAGATCAAGCCTATCAGTTTGCCTACTCTCTCTGTACGGCAGCGATCTTTGTATCTTGGCTGTACGTGACCCTCTATCAGGTCAAACTATCCAGCGACTTAAAAGAAACAGGTCAGTTGGTGATTGGACTAGTCGGTACAGTCTTTTATCTCTGGGCCATTTGGGTATCAGGTATTGATTACTTCTTGCTCTGCCTGATTGTCTACCTACTGGGAATTGTTTTGTATATTCAAGCGCGCAAGGCCATCGGGGTGAAAAAATTATTTGCTAGCGGAGAGTTGGTACTAGTGGTGCTCTTGATTGCTGGTGCAGTCCTAGCCTTGGTTCGATTATTTACTGGACAAATTACCCTTTAA
- the arcC gene encoding carbamate kinase: MANRKIVVALGGNAILSSDPSAQAQKEALVQTAKHLVKLIKNGDDLIVTHGNGPQVGNLLLQNLAADSEKNPAFPLDSLVAMTEGSIGFWLQNALANELTKEGIEKNVASVVTQVVVDKQDPAFENLTKPIGPFYSEEEAKAEAEKTGATFKEDAGRGWRKVVASPKPVDIKEIGTIRTLLNAGEVVVAAGGGGIPVVREADGTLTGVEAVIDKDFASQRLAELVDADLFIVLTGVDYVFVNYNKPDQAKLEHVTVAELEEYIKQDQFAPGSMLPKVEAAIAFVNNKPESKAVITSLENLGALIESESGTIIAKG; the protein is encoded by the coding sequence ATGGCAAACCGTAAAATCGTCGTAGCCTTGGGAGGAAACGCCATCCTCTCATCTGACCCATCTGCACAAGCACAAAAGGAAGCCTTGGTGCAGACCGCAAAACACTTGGTAAAATTGATTAAAAATGGCGATGACTTAATTGTCACACACGGAAACGGCCCACAGGTCGGCAACCTCTTGCTACAAAACTTAGCAGCTGACTCTGAAAAGAACCCAGCTTTCCCATTGGACAGCTTGGTAGCTATGACAGAAGGCTCTATCGGTTTCTGGCTTCAAAATGCTTTGGCCAACGAATTGACCAAAGAAGGCATTGAGAAGAACGTCGCTTCTGTTGTGACCCAGGTTGTAGTAGATAAACAGGACCCAGCCTTTGAAAATCTGACCAAGCCAATCGGCCCATTCTATTCTGAAGAAGAAGCCAAAGCAGAAGCTGAAAAGACTGGTGCAACCTTTAAAGAGGATGCTGGTCGTGGCTGGAGAAAGGTTGTTGCTTCACCAAAACCTGTTGACATCAAAGAAATCGGAACCATCCGTACGCTTTTGAATGCAGGGGAAGTGGTTGTAGCTGCTGGCGGTGGCGGCATTCCTGTTGTCCGTGAAGCCGATGGCACCTTGACAGGTGTTGAAGCAGTTATTGACAAGGACTTCGCTTCACAACGTTTGGCGGAATTGGTTGATGCAGACCTCTTCATCGTACTAACGGGTGTCGATTACGTCTTTGTTAACTACAACAAACCAGATCAAGCTAAATTGGAACATGTAACGGTGGCAGAATTGGAAGAATACATCAAACAAGACCAATTCGCACCGGGCTCTATGCTACCAAAAGTTGAAGCAGCTATCGCCTTTGTGAACAACAAACCAGAATCAAAAGCAGTTATTACATCGCTAGAAAACTTGGGCGCTCTGATTGAGTCAGAAAGTGGAACAATCATCGCTAAAGGCTAA
- the argF gene encoding ornithine carbamoyltransferase → MTNVFKGRHFLAEKDFTRAELEWLIDFSAHLKDLKKRNIPHRYLEGKNIALLFEKTSTRTRAAFTVASIDLGAHPEYLGANDIQLGKKESTEDTAKVLGRMFDGIEFRGFSQAMVEDLAKFSGVPVWNGLTDAWHPTQMLADYLTVKENFGKLEGLTLVYCGDGRNNVANSLLVTGAILGVNVHIFSPKELFPEEEVVALAEGFAKESGARVLITDNADEAVKGADVLYTDVWVSMGEEDKFAERVALLKPYQVNMDLVKKAENENLIFLHCLPAFHDTETVYGKDVAEKFGVEEMEVTDEVFRSKYARHFDQAENRMHTIKAVMAATLGDPFVPRV, encoded by the coding sequence ATGACAAACGTATTTAAAGGCAGACACTTCCTCGCAGAGAAAGATTTCACTCGCGCTGAACTGGAATGGTTGATTGATTTTTCAGCACACTTGAAAGATTTGAAAAAGCGCAACATTCCTCACCGCTACTTGGAAGGGAAAAACATTGCTCTCTTGTTTGAAAAAACATCTACTCGCACTCGTGCTGCCTTTACCGTAGCTTCTATTGACCTCGGTGCTCACCCAGAATACCTTGGAGCAAATGACATCCAGTTGGGCAAAAAAGAGTCAACAGAAGATACTGCAAAAGTATTGGGCCGTATGTTTGATGGTATTGAATTCCGCGGCTTTAGCCAAGCAATGGTAGAAGATTTGGCTAAATTCTCTGGCGTACCAGTTTGGAACGGTTTGACTGACGCATGGCACCCAACTCAAATGTTGGCTGACTACCTGACAGTAAAAGAAAACTTCGGTAAACTGGAAGGCTTGACCTTGGTATACTGTGGTGACGGCCGTAACAACGTAGCAAACAGCTTGTTGGTGACAGGTGCAATCCTTGGTGTCAACGTACACATCTTCTCTCCAAAAGAACTCTTCCCAGAAGAAGAAGTGGTTGCTTTGGCTGAAGGCTTTGCGAAAGAAAGCGGAGCGCGTGTCTTGATTACTGACAATGCAGACGAAGCAGTGAAAGGCGCAGATGTCCTTTACACAGACGTTTGGGTATCCATGGGTGAAGAAGACAAATTCGCAGAACGCGTTGCCCTCTTGAAACCATATCAAGTAAACATGGACTTGGTGAAAAAAGCAGAAAACGAAAACCTTATCTTCTTGCACTGCTTGCCTGCCTTCCACGATACAGAAACTGTTTACGGTAAAGACGTTGCTGAAAAATTCGGCGTAGAAGAAATGGAAGTAACAGACGAAGTCTTCCGCAGCAAGTATGCACGTCACTTCGACCAAGCTGAAAACCGCATGCACACTATCAAAGCAGTGATGGCAGCAACCTTGGGCGACCCATTTGTACCACGCGTTTAA
- the arcA gene encoding arginine deiminase gives MSQHPIHVFSEIGKLKKVMLHRPGKEIENLVPDYLERLLFDDIPFLEDAQKEHDAFAQALRDEGVEVLYLETLAAESLVTPEIREQFIDEYLEEANIRGRATKKAIRELLMGIEDNQELVEKTMAGVQKAELPEVPAEEKGLTDLVESNYPFAIDPMPNLYFTRDPFATIGNAVSLNHMYAETRNRETIYGKYIFTHHPVYGGKVPLVYNRDETTRIEGGDELVLSKDVLAVGISQRTDAASIEKLLVNIFKQNVGFKKVLAFEFANNRKFMHLDTVFTMVDYDKFTIHPEIEGDLRVYSVTYENEKLHIEEEHGDLAELLAANLGLEKVELIRCGGDNIVAAGREQWNDGSNTLTIAPGVVVVYNRNTITNAILESKGLRLIKIRGSELVRGRGGPRCMSMPFEREDL, from the coding sequence ATGTCACAACATCCAATTCACGTTTTTTCAGAAATCGGTAAGCTGAAAAAAGTTATGCTTCACCGTCCAGGTAAAGAGATTGAAAACTTGGTGCCAGATTACTTAGAGCGTTTGCTCTTTGATGATATTCCATTCTTGGAAGACGCTCAAAAAGAACACGATGCTTTTGCACAAGCCCTTCGTGACGAAGGGGTAGAGGTTCTTTATTTGGAAACTCTGGCTGCGGAATCATTGGTGACTCCAGAAATTCGTGAACAGTTTATTGATGAATACCTTGAAGAAGCAAACATTCGCGGACGTGCTACTAAGAAAGCGATCCGTGAGCTCTTGATGGGTATCGAAGACAACCAAGAGTTAGTGGAAAAAACAATGGCTGGTGTTCAGAAGGCAGAACTTCCAGAAGTCCCTGCTGAAGAAAAAGGTTTGACAGATTTGGTTGAATCAAATTACCCATTTGCGATTGACCCAATGCCAAACCTTTACTTCACACGGGATCCATTTGCTACCATCGGTAATGCAGTTTCCCTCAACCACATGTATGCAGAAACTCGTAACCGTGAAACCATCTACGGTAAATATATCTTTACTCATCACCCAGTCTACGGTGGAAAAGTTCCATTGGTTTACAACCGTGACGAAACAACCCGTATCGAAGGTGGGGATGAATTGGTTCTTTCAAAAGATGTCCTTGCAGTAGGTATTTCACAACGTACTGATGCAGCTTCTATTGAAAAACTATTGGTGAATATCTTCAAGCAAAATGTCGGCTTCAAGAAAGTATTGGCCTTTGAATTTGCCAACAACCGTAAATTCATGCACTTGGATACCGTCTTTACAATGGTAGACTATGATAAATTCACTATCCACCCAGAAATTGAAGGCGACCTCCGTGTTTACTCTGTAACCTATGAAAACGAAAAACTTCACATTGAAGAAGAACATGGTGACCTCGCTGAACTCTTGGCTGCAAACCTCGGACTTGAAAAAGTAGAATTGATTCGCTGTGGTGGTGACAACATCGTTGCTGCAGGACGTGAACAGTGGAACGACGGTTCTAACACCTTGACCATTGCACCAGGTGTAGTAGTAGTATACAACCGCAACACCATCACCAACGCTATCCTTGAGTCCAAAGGACTTCGTTTGATTAAGATCAGAGGAAGTGAATTGGTTCGGGGTCGTGGTGGACCACGTTGTATGTCCATGCCATTTGAGCGTGAAGACCTCTAA
- a CDS encoding Crp/Fnr family transcriptional regulator yields MINKEQYLFLKQHPSFVNLPIESFDQLAKEVRFRKIPKGQIFFFAGDKREYLFVLFKGYARIEQYDQTDTYSYLDYIREGGAFPFGDIFQNDYYHYTAIAATDLEYFIVPMYLYEKLSMRTPKQLVYISQKLSKILKFQELRLRNAMISRASERVIQVMALLYWDICQRDRLETLPFEIHIQELSRLAATTRETASHVVKELKKDKHIAYSHKRLTYLDIDFFLENLTETH; encoded by the coding sequence ATGATTAACAAGGAACAATACCTATTCTTAAAACAGCACCCGTCCTTTGTCAATTTACCCATTGAGTCCTTTGACCAATTGGCTAAAGAAGTGCGTTTTCGTAAGATTCCTAAGGGGCAGATTTTCTTTTTCGCTGGGGACAAGCGGGAATATCTTTTTGTATTATTTAAGGGGTATGCACGGATTGAGCAGTATGACCAGACCGACACTTATTCCTATCTGGACTACATTCGTGAGGGCGGAGCCTTTCCTTTTGGTGATATTTTCCAAAATGACTATTACCACTACACAGCTATTGCAGCAACTGATTTGGAATATTTCATCGTACCCATGTACCTTTACGAGAAACTATCCATGCGTACACCCAAACAGTTAGTCTATATCAGCCAGAAATTATCTAAAATTCTCAAATTTCAGGAACTCCGTTTGCGCAATGCCATGATTTCCAGAGCCAGCGAGCGCGTGATTCAGGTAATGGCCTTGTTATACTGGGATATTTGTCAGAGAGATAGGCTAGAAACCCTTCCCTTTGAAATTCATATTCAAGAACTTTCTCGTTTGGCTGCCACTACAAGGGAAACGGCTAGCCATGTGGTGAAAGAGCTGAAGAAGGATAAGCATATCGCTTATTCCCATAAGCGCTTGACCTATTTGGATATTGATTTCTTCCTAGAAAATTTAACAGAGACACACTAG
- the sodA gene encoding superoxide dismutase SodA, giving the protein MAIILPDLPYAYDALEPHIDAETMTLHHDKHHATYVANANAALEKHPEIGEDLESLLADVEKIPADIRQALINNGGGHLNHALFWELLSAEKSEISPELAADIDATFGSFDAFKDAFTTAAATRFGSGWAWLVVNKEGKLEVISTANQDSPIMQGLKPILALDVWEHAYYLNYRNVRPNYIKAFFEIINWNKVNELYAAAK; this is encoded by the coding sequence ATGGCAATTATTTTACCAGACCTACCCTACGCATACGATGCACTCGAACCTCACATTGATGCGGAAACCATGACACTGCACCATGACAAGCACCATGCAACCTATGTGGCCAATGCCAACGCAGCTCTTGAAAAACACCCTGAAATCGGTGAAGATTTGGAAAGCCTTTTGGCGGATGTGGAAAAGATTCCAGCTGATATTCGTCAGGCCCTAATCAACAATGGTGGTGGTCATCTCAACCATGCCCTTTTCTGGGAATTGCTTTCTGCGGAGAAGTCTGAAATCTCTCCAGAATTAGCAGCAGACATCGATGCGACCTTTGGTTCATTTGATGCCTTCAAAGACGCCTTCACAACAGCAGCAGCTACTCGCTTTGGTTCAGGCTGGGCTTGGTTGGTTGTCAACAAGGAAGGCAAGTTGGAAGTCATCTCTACTGCTAACCAAGACAGCCCAATCATGCAAGGTTTGAAACCAATCTTGGCCTTGGATGTCTGGGAGCATGCCTACTACCTCAACTACCGCAATGTTCGTCCAAACTACATCAAAGCTTTCTTTGAAATCATCAACTGGAACAAGGTCAACGAACTCTACGCAGCAGCAAAATAA
- the holA gene encoding DNA polymerase III subunit delta has protein sequence MTVIEQIQKLSRDNLGLITVLTGDDRGQFQLAKDQLFQQIHFDSSDLTMAYFDMSETDYSQVDLDLVSLPFFADEKVVVLDYFADLTTDKKRYLTDEELKQFEAYLENPVETTRLLILAAGKLDSKRRLVKLLKRDALVLEATALKEAELRAFFQKEIKRLGLQMEASVFEQLLHKSNFDFAEISKNLAFLQSYKGQAAIRLEDIEQAIPKTLQDNIFDLSQLVLQSKIDEARSLVRDLRLQGEDEIKLLAIMLTQFRLFLQVRLLQAEGKQEQQIRADLSLIQGRQVNPYQVKFALRDSRNLSIQFLKKVVQWLIETDYQMKTGRLDKDYLFDLLLLKIASL, from the coding sequence ATGACAGTTATTGAACAGATACAAAAACTAAGCCGAGATAACTTGGGACTGATAACAGTCCTGACGGGTGATGACAGAGGGCAGTTTCAATTGGCCAAGGATCAGCTCTTCCAGCAGATTCATTTTGACAGCAGCGATTTGACCATGGCGTATTTTGATATGTCGGAAACAGATTACAGCCAAGTGGATTTGGATTTGGTTTCGCTGCCTTTTTTTGCTGATGAAAAGGTGGTTGTTCTGGACTATTTTGCAGACCTGACCACGGACAAGAAGCGTTATTTAACAGATGAGGAACTCAAGCAGTTTGAGGCCTATCTGGAAAATCCTGTCGAAACCACCCGTTTGCTGATTCTGGCTGCAGGAAAATTGGATAGCAAACGCCGCTTGGTTAAGCTGCTCAAGCGAGATGCACTCGTTTTGGAAGCTACGGCACTGAAAGAAGCTGAATTGCGAGCCTTTTTCCAAAAGGAAATCAAACGGCTAGGCTTGCAGATGGAGGCTTCTGTATTTGAACAGCTTTTGCACAAGTCCAATTTTGATTTTGCAGAAATTAGTAAGAATCTAGCCTTTCTTCAGTCTTACAAGGGACAGGCAGCCATTCGGTTAGAGGATATTGAGCAGGCCATTCCAAAGACCCTTCAGGACAACATTTTTGACCTCAGCCAGCTGGTCTTGCAGTCCAAAATTGATGAGGCCAGAAGTTTGGTCAGGGATTTGCGCCTTCAGGGGGAAGATGAAATCAAGCTACTGGCAATCATGCTGACCCAGTTTCGTTTGTTTTTGCAGGTGCGGTTGCTTCAAGCAGAAGGAAAGCAGGAACAGCAAATCCGAGCAGATTTATCCCTAATCCAAGGACGGCAAGTCAACCCCTATCAAGTCAAATTTGCTCTGAGAGATTCTCGAAATTTATCTATCCAATTTCTGAAAAAAGTGGTGCAATGGTTGATTGAAACGGATTACCAGATGAAGACAGGCCGCCTTGATAAGGACTATCTTTTCGACCTGCTTTTGCTGAAAATAGCCAGCCTGTAA
- a CDS encoding MBL fold metallo-hydrolase, producing MLQRYQFGQMTLTWLRGADKYTDAGTLFGPVPRAVWSRFYPTTEDGLMADVTDPILIEYNGERYLIDASLGTEKLDAKQRRNLGVLSENRVVESLAQLGLSPEDIDVVLMTHMHNDHAGGLTRIQDGQLVSTFSKAVIYINEIEWEEVRHPNPRTRATYLRENWEAVQNQVVTFKEQITITEGIEMHRTGGHSNGHCLILLKQGEETILHMADTVLTHVHRNPLWVAAVDDYPMDSIKAKQKWISEAYEKGYTFLFYHDPFYALLKFDQTGQTVVSCLERLRPPIVPFTDKQDKRLVVAEDVKIPPQSWP from the coding sequence ATGTTACAACGTTATCAATTTGGGCAGATGACACTGACCTGGTTGAGAGGAGCAGATAAGTATACGGATGCAGGAACCTTGTTCGGCCCTGTTCCAAGAGCGGTCTGGTCTCGTTTTTACCCGACTACTGAAGATGGCCTCATGGCCGATGTGACAGATCCAATTTTAATAGAATACAACGGGGAGCGCTATTTGATTGATGCTAGTTTGGGAACAGAAAAATTAGATGCCAAACAGCGCAGGAATCTAGGCGTTCTGTCTGAAAACCGCGTGGTTGAAAGTCTGGCACAACTGGGATTGTCGCCCGAGGATATTGATGTGGTCTTGATGACCCATATGCACAATGACCACGCTGGAGGATTGACCCGTATCCAAGATGGGCAACTGGTATCAACCTTTTCCAAGGCGGTGATTTACATCAACGAGATTGAGTGGGAGGAAGTTCGCCATCCCAATCCTCGTACCCGGGCGACTTATCTGAGAGAGAACTGGGAGGCGGTTCAGAATCAAGTAGTAACCTTCAAGGAGCAGATAACCATCACTGAAGGCATTGAAATGCACCGTACAGGTGGGCACTCCAACGGACACTGCCTGATTTTACTCAAACAAGGGGAGGAAACCATCCTCCACATGGCCGATACTGTACTGACCCATGTCCACCGCAATCCTCTCTGGGTCGCAGCAGTAGATGACTACCCTATGGATTCCATCAAGGCTAAGCAAAAATGGATAAGCGAGGCGTATGAGAAGGGCTATACCTTCCTCTTCTACCATGACCCCTTCTATGCTCTGCTCAAATTTGATCAGACAGGACAGACGGTTGTTTCATGCTTGGAGCGCTTAAGGCCGCCAATCGTTCCTTTTACCGACAAACAGGATAAGCGCCTAGTGGTTGCTGAAGATGTAAAGATACCACCCCAATCATGGCCATAA
- a CDS encoding acyl-CoA dehydrogenase family protein, with protein MVSNATLADVIFVLAQTIDQYGKKALGIFVVDRQQEGLQIGPREEKIGVRAMPLAPVILDNLHLEPDSLLGGVIKGTEQWRQTMVKMRLVISAQSLGIAEGSFRKGLAYAKLRRGFGKRPIDVEINQLKFAGMKTKLAACEAYYNEYIRGSMTNERRVSMLKVITSDTAKEISEEIIRITGSYSFIADNDIERYVHNANITCAYGGETDNLKRKIAEVWL; from the coding sequence ATGGTGTCCAATGCCACCCTAGCAGATGTCATTTTTGTATTGGCTCAGACCATCGACCAATATGGCAAGAAGGCTCTGGGCATCTTCGTTGTAGACCGCCAGCAAGAAGGACTTCAGATTGGTCCACGGGAAGAGAAAATCGGTGTTCGCGCTATGCCCTTGGCACCTGTCATCCTAGATAATCTCCATCTTGAACCAGATAGTCTGCTAGGAGGAGTTATCAAGGGAACAGAGCAGTGGCGTCAGACTATGGTGAAGATGCGCTTGGTTATCAGCGCCCAGTCTTTGGGAATTGCAGAAGGCTCTTTCCGAAAAGGTCTGGCTTATGCCAAGCTGCGCCGTGGCTTTGGCAAGCGCCCGATTGATGTAGAAATCAACCAACTCAAATTTGCCGGCATGAAAACCAAATTGGCTGCCTGTGAGGCCTACTATAACGAATACATCCGCGGCAGCATGACCAACGAACGACGGGTTTCCATGCTCAAGGTCATCACTTCTGACACAGCCAAGGAAATCTCTGAGGAAATCATCCGCATCACAGGTTCTTATAGCTTTATCGCGGACAATGATATTGAACGGTATGTTCACAATGCGAATATCACCTGTGCCTATGGCGGTGAAACGGATAACTTAAAACGCAAGATTGCAGAGGTTTGGCTTTAA
- a CDS encoding acyl-CoA dehydrogenase family protein: MLFYDDILEEATDYIQEEIIGEARKFDMEEEFPVRHFRYFAEELKIFELITSYPDSERAFRTFLEIIRLLSIEFSSLASIIFTQAIYAIWLLKTFGSAEQKEAYLDDLISCKKIGAFAFSEKDISLDRHQPETIARQTETGWIVIGKKTWCPMPP; encoded by the coding sequence ATGCTATTTTACGATGATATTTTAGAAGAAGCGACTGACTATATTCAAGAAGAGATAATTGGTGAGGCTAGGAAATTTGATATGGAAGAGGAGTTTCCTGTCCGGCACTTTCGGTATTTTGCAGAGGAATTAAAGATTTTTGAACTCATTACCTCTTATCCAGATTCAGAAAGAGCTTTTCGGACTTTTTTGGAAATCATCCGTCTTCTGTCCATTGAATTCTCCTCTTTGGCCAGTATTATCTTCACACAGGCGATTTATGCTATTTGGCTGTTAAAAACCTTTGGCAGCGCAGAGCAGAAAGAGGCCTATTTGGATGATTTGATTTCCTGTAAAAAAATAGGGGCCTTTGCTTTTTCAGAAAAAGATATTAGTTTGGATCGCCATCAGCCAGAAACCATCGCCCGCCAGACTGAAACAGGCTGGATAGTGATTGGAAAAAAGACATGGTGTCCAATGCCACCCTAG
- a CDS encoding LysR family transcriptional regulator, giving the protein MDIVQMGYFINIVECSCNLSLAAKKIHISQSALSQFITQFEANEGLQLFYRKNGRLERLTEAGERVFRYSSEILSKFEEMQSMIQSESAKQQGTIRLGIPSLILRIYFANILPDFLLKHPDIDIQITEGGGVELRQKFIAEDLNFAILIEPTSLDNKKYEQHVIQMDEYVAFMDHNHPLADKEFLEWKDIEPYQIATFNKSFTTYHAITEKMRKEKVNPDLAYLSSSWDYLIQAALGHEIITILPRPVEEFIDKDKFKVVRFRDYIPFNIWFCRPYKSKASEIESFVYEEFLKLYYSPV; this is encoded by the coding sequence ATGGACATTGTACAGATGGGCTACTTTATCAACATTGTCGAGTGTAGCTGTAATCTTTCCTTGGCTGCTAAGAAAATCCATATCAGCCAATCTGCCTTGAGTCAATTCATCACTCAATTCGAAGCCAACGAAGGGCTTCAGCTGTTTTATCGAAAAAATGGGCGTCTGGAACGACTGACAGAAGCTGGGGAGCGTGTTTTTCGCTATTCATCTGAAATACTCTCTAAATTTGAAGAAATGCAGAGTATGATTCAAAGCGAGTCTGCCAAACAGCAAGGGACTATCCGGCTCGGTATCCCGTCTTTGATACTTCGGATCTATTTTGCTAATATCCTGCCAGACTTTTTGTTGAAACATCCAGATATTGATATTCAAATTACGGAAGGCGGTGGGGTGGAACTTCGCCAGAAATTTATCGCAGAGGATTTGAACTTCGCCATTCTGATTGAGCCGACCAGTCTGGACAATAAAAAGTATGAGCAGCATGTTATTCAGATGGATGAATATGTCGCCTTTATGGATCACAATCATCCGCTTGCCGACAAGGAATTTTTAGAGTGGAAAGACATCGAACCCTATCAAATCGCCACCTTTAACAAGAGCTTTACCACCTACCACGCCATCACCGAGAAAATGAGAAAGGAGAAAGTCAACCCTGATTTGGCCTATCTCTCTTCTTCTTGGGATTATCTGATTCAGGCTGCTTTGGGACATGAGATTATCACTATCCTACCGCGGCCGGTTGAGGAGTTTATCGATAAGGATAAGTTCAAGGTGGTACGCTTTAGGGATTATATTCCGTTTAATATTTGGTTTTGCAGGCCCTATAAATCAAAGGCTAGTGAGATTGAATCCTTCGTCTATGAAGAATTCTTAAAACTCTATTATTCACCTGTTTAA
- a CDS encoding 3-oxoacid CoA-transferase subunit B — translation MKAKEVIARRVALEFHDGDVVNLGFGIPNASADYIPEGVNVILQAENGALRFGETPGKDNYHPNTANSGGAPITLMPGASTFDIQTSFAIIRGGHVDATVLGALEVSQDASIANWIIPGKFAPGMGGAMDLLVGAKRVIVALQHVDKHGESKVLKECTLPLSAKGVVSMVITELAVFEFQDGKYLLKEVAPGVTVEEVIEKTAGDVIVSDHVITMPI, via the coding sequence ATGAAAGCTAAAGAAGTTATCGCACGCCGTGTGGCACTCGAGTTCCATGATGGAGACGTAGTTAACCTCGGCTTTGGAATTCCGAACGCATCTGCTGACTATATACCAGAAGGGGTCAATGTTATTTTACAGGCTGAAAATGGAGCCCTTCGCTTCGGTGAAACCCCAGGCAAGGACAATTACCATCCCAACACAGCCAATTCAGGCGGAGCCCCAATTACCTTAATGCCTGGAGCGTCTACCTTTGACATTCAGACTTCATTTGCCATCATTCGTGGTGGTCATGTGGATGCAACCGTTTTGGGTGCGCTTGAGGTCAGCCAAGATGCTAGCATCGCCAACTGGATTATTCCAGGTAAGTTTGCTCCTGGTATGGGCGGGGCAATGGATCTCTTGGTCGGAGCAAAGCGTGTCATCGTTGCCCTTCAACATGTAGACAAACATGGAGAATCCAAGGTCTTGAAGGAATGCACCCTGCCGCTTTCTGCTAAGGGAGTAGTGTCAATGGTCATTACCGAACTTGCTGTATTTGAATTCCAAGATGGCAAGTATCTCTTGAAAGAAGTTGCACCGGGTGTGACGGTGGAAGAAGTGATTGAAAAAACTGCCGGAGATGTCATCGTTTCTGACCATGTCATCACGATGCCAATCTAG